aattttctcttatactttttcatactaatcATCTACTTTTCCCCTCtcccccaaatttttaaaaattaaaaagggaTTTCCCCAATCTCATTGCAAGTGGaggggaagaaaaagaaattatgaaCAAATCATCCCCCTTTATACATGTCCCCGAAAAACCCCCGCCCCCTCCCCCCAACAACTAGAGAAAAACGTCCCATCCCCGTGACAGAGGGACCCCATGAATGGTCTTGCCACACCGACCCCCCGGGATCCGGGAAGATTACTTTCGGGGTTTGGCTTAAAAAGGGGGGTTGTTTGCGTATTGTCAACACTTGTCCCCCCGCGTTGAATATTTTCAGAAGGTGCGGGGCAACCGGGTGGCAAAATCTCAGGCGTTGAAAAATAGGTGTCCCACAACTTGCTGGGGAAACGATGACCTCTTCGGCAGTATTTAGTTTGGGGTCAAGGTCCATGCCCAAGAATTTTTTCGACGGCGGGGTTCCGCTTTCGGGGGGAATTCCTTGGGGCCCCCCACCGAGATTTTAAAGGTTGCCGTCTTCACGAAATAGTCCAATGTTTTTTCCGGGATCTAGGGCAAATTGCGTTTTGGGAAATGGAAGAATTTCCCCACCCTTGGAGGGGAACCTTTGCGCCACAAAAATGGCGGCCCAAATTTttatccttgaagcggtcgcCATCCGCCTATGGTTTGGTATATTTCGGTTTCGGGTCCAACGACGAACTGCTATATTCTTCCCCTCTTcaatgatgttttgaatggttTTAAAACCGGGATCGACTTAAATAAACCCCTGAAATGCATACTACATGGGTTTTTATCTCCCCGATGGATCCCCCAAGGTGGTcgattttgggggaaaaaagtTGTTAACCCCCAAAAGGGCCAGCCTAAATTCCCACGTCAAGTTGTTTAAAGGGCGCCAAAAGTTTTTTTGGGTTCCTTAAGGGAAATTAACATTGTAAAGTTTTTCCCGGTTTGGGTACTTTAAAGAAAAAGGGgacatcatgtacacgtgtattatcttgcaaaacataaattatacCCCGACGAAGGATCGATGGCGGGTAATTTTTAGGGCGAGGTTTAAGGGAAAGGTTTCCCATGAGGTCTCCCCCCCGTGTGCATACGACGGTAACGAGAGGATGGAAAGAAGACACGCAATGCGCGATACAAGAGCCCACCCGGAACAAAAAGatctaatcaatcacatttgggcgaaattcggccgggtagtttttttaatttttaggattttatttttgaaattttttaaattttttaaaggttttaattatgtaattttttaattttttttaatttgtaatagtatttggatattttaatgctttttaatatttaaaagtttttatttaaattgaaaaaaggaATGGTGGGTTAAGGTTTCCCCAAACCCCCAAGAAGCGGCAAGGGGGTTGCCTTGGGGCTGGGGGCCCTTTGAAAAAGCAGTGGCCGTTCCCTCTTTTTGCTAAAAACGGATGGGGTGCTCTAAGTATAGTGTAGTTAGTAGTacagtattatttattatttttttattctagtaAAGCGTCCCAGTTTAATAATCCCTCCATTAATTAGAGATAGTGTATTTAAAGGggattttatcatttatttatttaaattatagtgACTCCCAATCTAAAATATGGTGCAGTGATTACTCATTCATTATAGCGAGTGTCCCGATTTAACTGTATAGTAAATAAGTTGGTAATTTCATACTCCTTCGTAGTAACTTATTTGGGACTGATCTACAATTATTAAAACTAgttttgttataaaaaaacaagacCTCCCCGGTTAAAATGGCATTTTCTCTAAATAACGTCTGATCCCAATAAAAATCAGGAGGTGAAAAATTTTGTCTGATCAACGAaagttataacttataattgCAATGACATAAATATTATTGGGGcgaaaattgatatttttcactAGTTTTCATTATCTTCTCAAATTTGGAAACCCTTTAaagttactttttttttcatatgaaGAATAGTTATTGACGTGGCCCCCTTTTTTTGGTATTGGGATTGTTGTGGGAATAATATAACTTTGACTTAACCCTTCTTTTTTTGGCTccttttttgctttattttccCCTTGtcattctcatttttcttttttaagttGGTATTGAAATTTAGGTGAGTATCCCCTTTGTCCGAGAAAAAATGCTAAttcttaatttcaaataaattattgaatttgacTCCAATTTGAAAAATCGAAATTGGACTCTGACAGTTTTAATGAGTTGGACatttgatatattaaaatttttgctAAGATTCTACAATAGTACATCAAAAAAGCAAACTGAAGTGAAGGATTGGCCTTTTGTCactaattcaacaaaaaaaaattaaatttttaacagGCAAGTGCgtctttttcatttatactatttaaaaaatacaaacccatttttttgggaaaattgcATTTAAGTTTTGTCGGTTTGAAAAATTGGGAAAATTCTTTACAATTCCCATTTAATAAACGCACACTTCTTTTGAAgattttggaatattttatttaagtctAAATCCTTGTTGATTTAGCAAAGTGTGAAAGaaaagatatttaaaaaaagtgagCGGCGCTGaaattgtgtttatttttaagaatcatgaaatatatatagtaaaatcgacggataattaagtttttttacGTTTAATTTGAGAAGGGGCAAAACCCCGgccatttttattaaaaaaagggcctaattttcaaataaaaaaaatttttaaaatttaaattttattaaaaaagggaaaataagataatttgatttaaaaaccCCGCCCCCCGAAGCCGAAAACCCCGCCACTTCCACCTCCCCAAACCCAAAAAAGGTACTTCTCtagaatcaaaataaaaatcaaatcaaaatcaatccaAATTCACCAATCGATCAATTTGATCAATGTAGTTTGGAAAAGGGGCAACCCGACCTTCTTCCCACACGAGGAGAAATGTTCCCTTTAACCCCCTTTCCGGCCTGGGATCTCGAGCTCTTCTGGGGGGGAGACCCAAAGCCCGGCGCACCGGAGCCGAGGGGGATCCTGGCCCACGGCCAACGGGGCAAACGGAGGGGGAAACCAGGGAAATTTTTGGGACCCAAACCACAAATTTCGCTCCCGGGGGGTTTGGGCCGCCGCCTAAACCTTCAAAAAATTTTTGCCCCCACCCCCCTCCGCCCCCGGACCCACCACCTTTACCCCCCACCCCCTCTCCTACGCCCTGGGGGTTTGGGGTCGAAGTCCACCGGACCCCGTCCCCTCGTCAAGGACAAGAAAGGGGGACCGTCTGGGTGGTTGAGCCGGCCCCGCCAAGATCGAGGCAAAGTCTTAAAATTTTCCACGACCCCCGGCCTTGCTCGATGCCCCCGGTTCCCCATTTTTCCCCTTTCCCAAAACCAGGTTGAAAATCCCAatcaattcatcaaatatCTAAATCTCAATCTTTTTTTCCCCAATCAACATCATATCTATCCCCgattttttgtttgatcaattcatcaaatcaaaacccCAATCTTCTAAATCAATCATAAAACATTTGTTTGGATAAAGATCGATTCTGATCTCGAtcgaaaaatcaaaatggatTGATCGACAGAATCAATTGATGAGTTTCCAAACCGGGAGGGGGAAACCCGACGACGCAGAAGGTGGGTTTTTAAGAGAGCACGGATTCAAGAGCTTTTAAAAGGTCATCGATGATTCAGCCCAAGACGGGGGAGTTTTCCCGTGGAAGGAGTGGGTTGGGTTGGGGCGTCTTGAAGGGGCCCCCGCCATTCCACCGGAAATCTATGCTTTTCCGGGgtttttgttttcctttcGAAAAATTTCCCGGCCACGATATCTTCATGCAGctttgttttacttcacttttAATCAAACAATCACTTTTTAAATTGCGATCTACTAATCCGAATCACATATATCTATAttgattttccaattttttttttgtgtttattgATATTGTTTCAGCCTATAGAGTAggcaaaaagaaattaatcgtaaagaaaaagaaaaagagttcatttatttaaattaaaaagggaaaaggccACCACCCTTTAAGGgattttttctccaaattttatttcaaatgtGGAGTTCATGTTTAATTTTGCATCCACATGAttcctctttttttattttgattttgtgtttgagcattttaaatttgatcatGAAATTATTGCTTTTTTTGGGGGTTATGATCTTAGATAATTCCCAACCGGAATTAGGGaaattttttccccctttcccGTTTTTCCGATTCTCAACCATCGAAAGTTCTAATAAATAGcaatgtttttcaaattttatttagagtAAAATTCCCCATTGCTTTTTTAAGAAATTCCCATTTTAAACACTTGATCTTTGTGATGTTTAAAAATTTGGGGCAAAAACCCCCGGACGAAAACAAAAGACGTTATTTTTAAAACGaaaattgttgacatttgatattcctttttattgaatgtgaattataaggccatttgttaaatttttgacattttaataaagagatgttgatataataattttgttgacataaattatataggGCGTTTGggataaattttatgaaaaatattgttgacataaattatatataaaacattgttgttgaatgaattatatataaaacgtttttgttgacataaataaaataggtccgggaaatttaaaatattttttacattaattatttgaaaaagttttgttgaaaaatagttgacataaataacgcTTTTTGGCACCTAATAATGTCCTTTTTGTTTAATCGTAGTTGAATGaataatgtttgttttgaCACGTAGGGTTGGGtatgtgaattataaaatattatttttttgttgttgaatttttaaaacttaggtttgacatttttatattctcgaatattaattatgtttatttgttagttttgacatttttaagCATTGTTTAATTTCGGGTATTCTCGCTTTTCGATCGGGAaattttttgggattttttgttaattgttgACATTCTAATACAgggtttttaaatttgatattcactaaattttttttgcaattatgttgttattttttgggGATTGGGGCATATGCAaaggaaattttatttttttggtataagATTGTTGATGATGGAAAAAAATGGGGGATTGTTGGGTTATACCAAACAAAAAgggttttttgttttttctataaaaattgaatagaaataGGGGATTGGTGGGGGAAAAAATGTGGGGAGTCATGTTGTGGAAGGGGGGCGGATGAGATGGGGCCCGTGGGTGATAAAAGGGGGGGTCGAGTTTAGGTTGATTTTTTGGGATTTGTTCTGGGTTTCGTTATTTGGggttttttcaaaattttttagatttaaatttgggGTGTTTAATTGTACATgaaatttttgggaaaaatatGGAAAGCAGTTTTTTTTGATTATGTTGGGGGAGTTTTTAGTTGTGTAGATaaggtgtttgtgatattgcctaaaataaaatattttaatttaaaattttataatttgttaataaaaCGATTTTTTCCccttaatttataaattttttgaatttaaaaatgtttttggaaatttttttatatagatcgttggtataaattttatgaaaaatgttgttgacataaattatatgtaaaacatttgtctgacattaattataagaAACATCGTTGCTGACATAAATAATACACGTGCGATactgaaaatatttgtttgcgaataatagttgacataaataaagttgttgacatcgtagtagacataaataaagttgtttTGACATGAatgacataaataatgtttgttgttgacattcgatattctcgctattgatatgtgaattataagtgttatttgttagcttgttgacatttttatacgaagttgttgacattcgatattctcaattataagtgttatttgtcagcttatggacattttaatacgattgtgacattcgatattctcgatattgacatgtgaatagtaagtgttatttgttagttgttgacattttaatacgagttgttgacattcgatattctcggtattgatatgtgaattataagtgttattttattgaatgttgacattttaatacgtgctgttgacattcgatattctcggtattgatatgtgaattgtaagtgttatttgttagttgttgacattttaatacgaagttgttgacattcgatattctcgtaTTGATATgcgaattataagtgttattttattgaatgttgaagatttgaagatttgaatgttgaagatttgaagatatgaatgttgaagatttgaagatttgagatttgaagattcgaatgttgaagatttgaagatttgaagacaCAAGATTTCAACGCCAAGACAATTTCAAGACAGCCAAGATTGAACGTCAAGACTTTGCGCATGTAGTTTtagagatattttaaaatgattttaaacacaatttaatgaaaagacaattataccctCGTGACATAATCgagtatttgttgacattttgttaatcttgtggattagtggcccatattgcatctcatttctcaatttagctaaataatctcaacctaaccctaatactactagtatttatcaaaattatagtattaaaaatttaaaatagactGTGAGCTTCCATCAAAGTTATTAAATGGATTGGACGACGATGTGGAagaaagtagtaaaatttaacTCAAATTGTGACTTCAAATTGTAATCGGGGGGAAAAATTGgtatataaatatcacaactatgtctattttgtttttagtcatTGAGGCATTTACGAAGTTATATTGTACAATGTCATtgatttatttagatattCGGCTTAAATTGGGTTTGGTCACAGactccaaaatcaaatttcaagttcgtatagtttttttattcgataaatatttgtctattttctaatttcatttaaaaagaataatacaaaaaaatctTATGTGCAGTTCACTTCcacatttataaaattgaagatCACATTAATCAGCCAACCCAaacaatatgaataattatgtaTGTTATCTAGGCTTATATTGGAGTACAAAACAAGACCTAATTGTGCCTAAATGCACCAACTTTCCCCAAAATTTAGTTTTGCACATGAATTTTACTCCCCAATGagtcttttttaaatttttcctcGTGTTAAAATTGTAAGatatgcaacaaaaaaaaagggtgAAACATTATAGGTTAGATTGTCCAACTACAAACAAcccaaaaggaaaaaagataatttaatcaCTACTCTATTTTGACAAGAGCcagttttttaatttcatcacATCAAAACATACCACGTTAAAAGTGAGATGTACCCACAGAGATCCTCAATCATGTGGCCTCCCATGTTCTTCTGGAAAAATCTGTGGTATCTGCATAAAAGGCAAACCCTTAGACCCCACATGATGCAATCATGAAAAcaaaacgtttttttttccctttttttaaatcctTTTCTTTTCAGACAGTTTTTTCCCTTCCAAAGACTAGAAGCTGCCCCGGGTTTTGATGCTTGTTCCAGCTATTATCCACCCGCCCAAAAGCGTTCTGCAACAAGAAACAGAAAAGATTGCATAAAACAGGGCCGAAGGGGCGGACCCCCgtgaaaaaaacaacaatattgcatcaagccaaacaaaataattaatttttaagtattaACCATCGCCAAAAGagataatcaaattattaaagtcTTGagaaatttgggaaaaaattttgactactttcatattttaaaaaccataatatttttgtcagcaaatttttttttccaactaTGATTAACTCAATTTGCAAGTCCTACAGAGAGAAAACATGAATGtcaaaaatattcttttaagcaAACAGCTCTTTTGTTGGCTCTAAAAGTGGGGGAATTTTTGCGAACAAAGCCACAAAACGTATGTCATAcccctttaaattttttagaagGTAAAACTGCTGTAGAAAGATTCTgtaataatgtattaaaattcccccaaaaaaaagaTTCCCAAATATTCAGTAATAACAGAAGAAACCCTAACACGCACATTTCACAAAGCAAGCTATTCATTACTCTACTGAACAAAATAGTTTTTCCCACCCCCAAACCTCAAATACATGTTTGATGGTATATCTAGTGCAATACAAGTCATCATTTTTACCTTCCAATACCATACACTATTGTTCACTATAGTTGATACAAATGTCCCCGAGGCggtttaaaaaattatccaACTAAACcgatattttcttttaaaaaaaagtcgATTAAGAAATTATCTATCTTACcccttttttgttttaaaaatgacaacacctttTAAAAGTGACCCCGGGGCCTTTTCCAtatccacaatattaaaaacgcacacatcaataataaatgctcccacaacaatctatagattgttgtatagcgtgttggatattgctggtcgagaaaaaattgttgtatacaGTGTTGTATATTGCTGGCTGAGATTTTTACACATgagcttttttttattggcagcttattattcgtccacgtgtacaaatgattggctaggaatggtggtatggtgttattttaagaggtgttatcattttaacgcaccccctATATCTAGTGTTTTAGTATAAAACACTATTAAAAGGGTGGATAATGCGGGACTCATAATTAATGTGGTATGGAGTAATTAAATGAAACATATGCATCACACCTAAAATGGTGGGGTATGATCAATCCACTTTCTCCTTAATGCATGAAAGTAAAAGATGGAAtccattaattattagtagtactatttataatatcaaaCCTCAAAATCCTATAAACAATcaattcaccaaattaaaaacTCCTCTACGTACACAAGGCCTAAAAGAGAAGAACTCCGTGCAAAAGAAATATGATCAGGTACCTGGAAATTGAAGCCACCAGTTATTCCGTCAATATTTAATACCTACAAGGTATAGGTCtcataagcaaaaaaaatattcgaACATGACAAAATACAAGGATCTAGTTTTCATGTCCAGTTCTCTCATAAAATGCTACCAATTTGATGCCATCTAAAGCAATAATACCTCCCCAGCAAAGAATAGATGTGGCTGGATTCGGCTCTCCATGGTGTTCAGAGATATCTGAAAAGAGCCCGGTTTCACCGTTTCAGGAAAGAAAAAGATCCACAGTCACATACATGATACATCCACAGCAATATATACAGCTGAAGACACTTGAAGCGCAGAGATTCACAAAGAAGAGAGACAAATATAGCACCTCAGACAATGGAACACCTCCAGCAGTGACAAATTCATCCTTAAATTGACCCTACATTATATGTCGAGTACAAATTCACTGAATACATatagaaatgaagaaatgatCATAAAAGCTAAAGTTATAGTATACCTTTCCTTTCACACTGAAGGAACAGTTTTTCAGATGAGAAGTAATTGAGATTAAAGAGTTGTTGGATATGTATGCCCATAAAAGATCCCCGTCCAAACCCTTTCAGAGCAAGCAAACAAAGGTCAATCGCCACACCACCACTAAAAAGTATAGCCAACAAAGGAAACAACAAGATATCATGTTTCAGTGGGATAGCCACTCAACCTCACGTTCTAGAATACATCTCCAGAATCTCTTCACAAGGCCAAGTTCTGAAGGAAATGAATTGGCAACCTTTTGTTTCTGCAAATTagacaagaaaataattagataCAGGAAATTATTCGAGCAGCTGATGGACTTTAACAGTCACTATAAACACAGTCAATGCTTcctgaaataaattatattcgGTGGAAAACCTGGAGTTTGCTTTTGTGATACAGTAAATATCTTGATTACCGGTGTTGTATACTCGTATATTATCACTTTGTTTTATGGTGGAGATGACTTATATGAGATCAATAATATGATATGTGTGCCTTCTATAGGATAATCCATAACCCCCAAGTCTAAATAGATAAGAAACATAActtagaaacaaaataaagtatataagAGAAGGCCTTAGGTCATAATAATTACCGCAAACTTATTTTTGTGTGCAATAAGAAGTGACTTCAGATCTTCTACATTAAAATCAGGAACAAAATCCAGATGAAGTGTTCCTGGATGAGTGTCATTAAACCATTTAGAATATTCTGGAACATACggaaaggaaaaagaacaaagTACTTTTTACCTTTATAATCAGAATCTGAGAGCTCACGAGCTCCCCAGGCAGACAATCGGAGAATTACTGGGCCACTAAAGCCCCAGTGTGTTACCAACAGTGGCCCAACCTTTTGTTAGAAAATCAAGATCAGTTTCTATCccacttatattttaaatagcTGCCGACAAAATTCTTGCCTGTGTGTGTGCGGGTATGCTCTTTTGAACAGTTGCCAGCTTCAATTGTGCTCTCACCTTAGGGAAGGTAACCTGAGAATCAGGAGGAGAAATAGAAGACGAATACAGTTACCACtaagagaaatagaaagatATGTATTGAAAATTTAGTTAGTCTATTGAACGAGTTATGAAGTACTATTAgagaaaaattagaataaatcattttctgaagaaaaaaaaggatagCAATTACATGGGCACAGGAGATTCagttagaatccttataattGAAAAGAGCATATAACGTAATCCAGTTAAGTGATTCGAAACTATGAATGCAAGCTTAATAAAGTGGATACTCGAAAGGTTGGGGGGACGAGTTTGAGATGCAATTAACAAAAGTACAAAGTTCCTTTTATACTGTGAATGAGAAGCTATAATGATGCTCTTTGAACAGGTGGGATCACATTTGGAAAGTGACGAACTTTAAAACATGTCTAGCCTTAACCTGAAGACAATTTATGAATCAGAATTAGTTTTGCTTCTTTAAGAACTCTAAGCTGCAAACAAGCAAATAATGTATATTCCCAATTCTGAAGATAATCAGAGGCTTATCCATAAGCATGAGAATTACCCCAGACAATTCTACTAACTGAAAATCATCAATCTTGAAAGTGAATAGACTGGGTACAGGTTTCACAATAGAATGACCAAGCTGTGCAGCAAGTTTGTATCCCTGACACGGTATGAATACAAGTTAAGATGAGTAACATGGAGCAGAAGGGGAAGAACAATGAGCATAACAGCTGAAAGTGGATGCAACCTGCTCACTACTACCACTAGCAATCATCAAGAAATTTGCTTCAGCATGCTCAACATAACCAACTGTGCGTTTTTCTACTTTGACAGAGAATTTGCAACCAGAAATTGCTGAAACACTGGTAACAGTTTTACCAGTCTCCAGAACAACTGATAGAAAGAAGCAGATAGCATCAAGTTCAGTCATATTACACTCAGGGGAAAAGCATATGCTATGCACTCAGGCATTCGAGCACCATTTTCAATAGCATTAGTAGacaattattttcaatattataagTAAACAATATCATTTGAATTAAGACATAAAACATATCCCAGTAAAAGATTAGCAAACATTAGCCAGAGGCCCAGAATACCTACCCCCTCTCTTCCTCGCTTCAGATATTAGGCAATCTATAATAGTTGATGAGCTGTCAGTGACTGGAAATACTCTTCCGTCAGGTTCAGTctgaagaaaaatataaaatccaaCCCATAAGACGCCTATATGGGAGAGATATTCCTAATCTAGAATAAAAAACTTAGTTATGAGAATTGGAAGTTTGAGATTGCCTTCAGTTCAACTCCACAATCTGAAAACCATGACATGGTATCAATTGGGCCATGCACCTTGAAAAATGACCCTCGCAATTCTTTATTGCCTCTAGGATAGTATCCTGCCAAAACCTATGTCAACTGTTAGCAATAACACTTGAGACGGTCCAAACATACtaacacaaaaacaaacttTTATAGGTTTTCACAGTGACTCAGAAAAAGCCATTTCTATCCAACGAAAGT
The nucleotide sequence above comes from Salvia hispanica cultivar TCC Black 2014 chromosome 5, UniMelb_Shisp_WGS_1.0, whole genome shotgun sequence. Encoded proteins:
- the LOC125190299 gene encoding uncharacterized protein YtfP-like isoform X2, producing MNTCFPRFLLQAEFLSGISLQPKNCAYSLFSNRKRRYCAISRSLSAKPTKETLIVVGGGAAGIYGAIRAKTVAPDLNVVVIEKGKPLSKVKISGGGRCNVTNGHHTDNVVLAGYYPRGNKELRGSFFKVHGPIDTMSWFSDCGVELKTEPDGRVFPVTDSSSTIIDCLISEARKRGVVLETGKTVTSVSAISGCKFSVKVEKRTVGYVEHAEANFLMIASGSSEQGYKLAAQLGHSIVKPVPSLFTFKIDDFQLVELSGVTFPKVRAQLKLATVQKSIPAHTQVGPLLVTHWGFSGPVILRLSAWGARELSDSDYKGTLHLDFVPDFNVEDLKSLLIAHKNKFAKQKVANSFPSELGLVKRFWRCILEREGLDGDLLWAYISNNSLISITSHLKNCSFSVKGKGQFKDEFVTAGGVPLSEISLNTMESRIQPHLFFAGEVLNIDGITGGFNFQVPDHISFARSSSLLGLVYVEEFLIW
- the LOC125190299 gene encoding uncharacterized protein YtfP-like isoform X1, with product MNTCFPRFLLQAEFLSGISLQPKNCAYSLFSNRKRRYCAISRSLSAKVNTYVFVLANLVKPTKETLIVVGGGAAGIYGAIRAKTVAPDLNVVVIEKGKPLSKVKISGGGRCNVTNGHHTDNVVLAGYYPRGNKELRGSFFKVHGPIDTMSWFSDCGVELKTEPDGRVFPVTDSSSTIIDCLISEARKRGVVLETGKTVTSVSAISGCKFSVKVEKRTVGYVEHAEANFLMIASGSSEQGYKLAAQLGHSIVKPVPSLFTFKIDDFQLVELSGVTFPKVRAQLKLATVQKSIPAHTQVGPLLVTHWGFSGPVILRLSAWGARELSDSDYKGTLHLDFVPDFNVEDLKSLLIAHKNKFAKQKVANSFPSELGLVKRFWRCILEREGLDGDLLWAYISNNSLISITSHLKNCSFSVKGKGQFKDEFVTAGGVPLSEISLNTMESRIQPHLFFAGEVLNIDGITGGFNFQVPDHISFARSSSLLGLVYVEEFLIW